One genomic window of Cololabis saira isolate AMF1-May2022 chromosome 3, fColSai1.1, whole genome shotgun sequence includes the following:
- the LOC133440906 gene encoding basic helix-loop-helix transcription factor scleraxis-like, protein MTFAMLRTPPPAGRFLYGDIALLSEDDDDNGSEGSGSEDRTNSSNSAAYRLSSQSPTTFHIKMSRKRKMLGAAEVEDIAARLGPPGQTMGAHGEVRQRTAANARERDRTNSVNTAFTALRTLIPTEPADRKLSKIETLRLASSYISHLGNVLLLGEGLHDGQPCHAPSPPFFHVSSSPTRGTDQSTQPKHICTFCLSNQRKMNKDRDRKTTIRS, encoded by the exons ATGACGTTTGCCATGCTACGCACGCCGCCTCCCGCGGGCCGCTTCTTGTACGGTGACATCGCTCTCCTCTCTGAAGACGACGATGACAACGGCAGCGAGGGCTCCGGGTCCGAAGACCGAACCAATTCCTCCAATTCCGCTGCCTATCGCCTGTCATCGCAGTCCCCAACCACCTTCCACATCAAGATGAGCAGGAAGAGGAAGATGTTAGGGGCTGCAGAGGTAGAAGACATAGCCGCGAGGTTGGGCCCCCCAGGACAAACCATGGGGGCCCATGGGGAAGTTCGTCAGAGGACCGCCGCCAACGCGAGGGAGAGAGATCGTACCAACTCTGTCAACACAGCCTTCACGGCGCTGCGCACGCTCATCCCCACCGAGCCTGCAGATAG GAAGTTGTCGAAGATTGAGACGCTACGCCTGGCCAGCAGCTACATCAGCCATCTGGGGAACGTGCTGCTCCTGGGTGAAGGGCTTCATGACGGACAGCCGTGCCATGCTCCCTCACCCCCGTTCTTCCACGTCAGCTCCTCCCCCACCCGAGGAACCGACCAATCCACTCAGCCCAAGCACATCTGTACCTTCTGCCTCAGCAACCAGAGGAAAATG